From a single Lonchura striata isolate bLonStr1 chromosome 13, bLonStr1.mat, whole genome shotgun sequence genomic region:
- the LOC110476019 gene encoding uncharacterized protein F13E9.13, mitochondrial-like yields MVHVGALPGTPGSSLPLTQINDQSRQEAEVYKDVGVDGLILENMHHVLYTVHPGPEVTAALVVVLCSVRWSCPCVPLGGQVLCAANQQALTIALAAGLDFIQVEGCVFSHVADEGIINACAGDLLRYRKHIGEDSIQIFADIKKKHRLEFVLAQPIDKSPSTNQAKGVFSREPVLVCSRNTTITNFSIHFFFPCLKTWQIIESLWRGFQRQELTLILVFSSEVKHAVKIAVLVGSGVTLENVRNYLDADALIIGLYFKKEGYWANAVDPDRVKKFMEHKSKLRE; encoded by the exons ATGGTGCACGTGGGAGCGCTGCCAG GAACACCAGGAAGTTCTCTTCCATTGACCCAGATTAATGATCAATCACGTCAGGAGGCAGAAGTTTACAAGGATGTTGGAGTT GATGGGCTGATCCTGGAGAACATGCACCACGTGCTGTACACAGTGCACCCAGGCCCGGAGGTCACCGCAGCCCTGGTagttgtcttg TGCTCGGTGAGAtggagctgtccctgtgtccctctgggtgGCCAGGTGCTGTGTGCTGCCAACCAGCAGGCACTAACCATTGCTCTGGCTGCAG GTCTTGATTTTATCCAAGTTGAAGGGTGTGTGTTTTCTCATGTTGCTGATGAAGGAATAATAAATGCCTGTGCAGGTGACCTGCTACGATACAGAAAACACATTGGAGAAGACAGCATTCAGATCTTTGCTGATATTAAAAAGAAGCATAG gTTAGAATTTGTATTAGCACAGCCAATAGACAAATCACCTTCTACTAATCA aGCTAAAGGTGTTTTTTCTAGAGAACCTGTTTTAGTCTGCAGTAGAAATACCACAATCACAAATTTctcaatacattttttttttccctgtttaaaaACTTGGCAAATTATAGAGTCTTTATGGAGAGGTTTTCAAAGACAGGAATTAACCCTGATTTTGGTTTTCTCCTCAGAGGTAAAGCATGCTGTGAAGATTGCTGTGCTGGTTGGGTCTGGAGTGACTCTGGAGAATGTGAGGAATTACTTGGATGCAGATGCTCTAATAATTGGTTTGTATTTCAAGAAAGAAGGATATTGGGCAAATGCTGTTGATCCTGACCGAGTCAAGAAATTCATGGAACACAAAAGTAAACTGAGGGAATGA